In one Parambassis ranga chromosome 6, fParRan2.1, whole genome shotgun sequence genomic region, the following are encoded:
- the LOC114437804 gene encoding myosin heavy chain, fast skeletal muscle-like, translating to MSTDAEMAIYGKAAIYLRKPEKERIEAQNKPFDAKSACYVVDAKELYLKATIIKKDGGKVTVKLLEGEEERTVKEDDVSPMNPPKFDKIEDMAMMTHLNEASVLYNLKERYAAWMIYTYSGLFCATVNPYKWLPVYDAEVVSAYRGKKRMEAPPHIFSVSDNAYQFMLTDRENQSVLITGESGAGKTVNTKRVIQYFATISVGGDKKKESSKMQGSLEDQIIAANPLLEAYGNAKTVRNDNSSRFGKFIRIHFGTTGKLASADIETYLLEKSRVTFQLPDERGYHIFYQMMTNHKPELIEVALITTNPYDFPMCSMGQITVASIDDKVELEATDNAIDILGFTGEEKMSIYKMTGAVLHHGNMKFKQKQREEQAEPDGTEDADKVAYLLGLNSADMLKALCYPRVKVGNEYVTKGQTVPQVLNAVTALAKSIYERMFLWMVIRINQMLDTKQQRNFFIGVLDIAGFEIFDFNSMEQLCINFTNEKLQQFFNHHMFVLEQEEYKKEGIIWEFIDFGMDLAACIELIEKPMGIFSILEEECMFPKATDTSFKNKLYDQHLGKNRAFEKPKPAKGKAEAHFSLVHYAGTVDYNIAGWLDKNKDPLNESVLQLYQKSSVKLLALLYPPAAPEETGKKGGKKKGGSMQTVSSQFRENLGKLMTNLRSTHPHFVRCLIPNESKTPGLMENFLVIHQLRCNGVLEGIRICRKGFPSRILYGDFKQRYKVLNASVIPEGQFIDNKKAAEKLLGSIDVDHDQYRFGHTKVFFKAGLLGTLEEMRDEKLAALVTMTQALCRGYLMRKEFVKMTERRDAIFTIQYNVRSFMNVKHWPWMKVYYKIKPLLKSAETEKELAQMKENYEKMQTDLTAALAKKKELEEKMVSLLQEKNDLQLQVASESENLSDAEERCEGLIKSKIQLEAKLKETTERLEDEEEINAELTAKKRKLEDECSELKKDIDDLELTLAKVEKEKHATENKVKNLTEEMASQDESIAKLTKEKKALQEAHQQTLDDLQAEEDKVNTLTKAKTKLEQQVDDLEGSLEQEKKLRMDLERAKRKLEGDLKLAQESIMDLENDKQQSDEKLKKKDFEISQLLSKIEDEQSMGAQLQKKIKELQARIEELEEEIEAERAARAKVEKQRADLSRELEEISERLEEAGGATAAQIEMNKKREAEFQKLRRDLEEATLQHEATAAALRKKQADSVAELGEQIDNLQRVKQKLEKEKSEYKMEIDDLSSNMEAVAKAKGNLEKMCRTLEDQLSELKTKNDENIRQINDLGAQKARLLTENGEFGRQIEEKEALVSQLTRGKQAFTQQIEELKRQIEEEVKAKNALAHGLQSARHDCDLLREQFEEEQEAKAELQRGMSKANSEVAQWRTKYETDAIQRTEELEEAKKKLAQRLQEAEEQIEAVNSKCASLEKTKQRLQSEVEDLMIDVERANGLAANLDKKQRNFDKVLAEWKQKYEEGQAELEGAQKEARSLSTELFKMKNSYEEALDQLETMKRENKNLQQEISDLTEQIGETGKSIHELEKAKKQVETEKSEIQTALEEAEGTLEHEESKILRVQLELNQIKGEVDRKLAEKDEEMEQIKRNSQRVIDSMQSTLDSEVRSRNDALRIKKKMEGDLNEMEVQLSHANRQAAESQKQLRNVQAQLKDAQLHLDDAVRAQDDLKEQAAMVDRRNGLMVAEIEELRAALEQTERSRKIAEQELVDASERVGLLHSQNTSLLNTKKKLESDLVQVQSEVDDTVQEARNAEEKAKKAITDAAMMAEELKKEQDTSAHLERMKKNLEVAVKDLQHRLDEAENLAMKGGKKQLQKLESRVRELEAEVENEQRRGADAVKGVRKYERRVKELTYQTEEDKKNVTRLQDLVDKLQLKVKAYKRQAEEAEEQANVHLSKCRKIQHELEEAEERADIAESQVNKLRAKSRDSGKVMYLQEMQYIYPTISSNCIPYKMQ from the exons ATGAGCACGGACGCGGAGATGGCCATTTATGGCAAAGCTGCCATTTACCTCCGTAAGCCAGAGAAGGAAAGAATTGAGGCTCAAAACAAACCCTTTGATGCCAAGAGTGCCTGCTATGTGGTTGATGCCAAAGAACTGTACTTGAAGGCAACCATTATCAAAAAAGATGGTGGCAAAGTCACAGTCAAACTCCTGGAGGGTGAAGAG GAGAGGACAGTCAAAGAAGATGATGTCTCTCCAATGAATCCTCCCAAGTTCGACAAAATTGAAGACATGGCCATGATGACCCACCTCAATGAAGCCTCTGTGCTGTACAATCTCAAAGAGCGTTATGCAGCATGGATGATCTAC ACCTACTCTGGTTTGTTCTGTGCCACTGTGAACCCATACAAATGGCTTCCAGTGTACGACGCTGAGGTTGTAAGTGCCTACAGAGGCAAGAAGCGTATGGAGGCTCCACCCCATATCTTCTCCGTCTCTGACAATGCTTATCAGTTCATGCTTACTG ATAGGGAGAACCAGTCTGTCTTGATCAC TGGAGAATCTGGTGCTGGAAAGACTGTGAACACCAAGCGTGTCATCCAGTACTTTGCCACAATCTCAGTTGGTGGTGACAAGAAGAAGGAATCATCAAAAATGCAG GGCTCCCTGGAGGATCAGATTATTGCAGCCAATCCCCTGCTGGAGGCTTATGGTAATGCCAAAACCGTGAGAAATGACAACTCTTCTCGTTTC GGTAAATTCATCAGAATTCATTTCGGTACTACTGGCAAACTGGCTAGTGCTGATATTGAGACAT ATCTGCTGGAGAAGTCTAGAGTGACATTCCAGCTTCCTGATGAGAGAGGCTACCACATCTTCTACCAAATGATGACAAACCACAAGCCTGAGCTGATTG AGGTTGCACTCATTACAACCAACCCATACGACTTCCCCATGTGCAGTATGGGTCAGATTACTGTGGCCAGCATTGATGACAAAGTTGAGCTGGAAGCCACCGAT AATGCCATTGATATTCTGGGCTTCACTGGTGAGGAGAAGATGAGCATCTACAAGATGACTGGTGCTGTGCTTCACCATGGTAACATGAAGTTCAAGCAGAAGCAGCGTGAGGAGCAGGCTGAGCCTGATGGCACAGAGG atgCTGACAAGGTTGCTTACCTGTTGGGTCTGAACTCTGCTGACATGTTGAAGGCTCTGTGCTATCCCAGAGTGAAGGTCGGAAATGAGTATGTCACCAAGGGACAGACTGTACCTCAG GTGCTGAATGCAGTGACTGCACTGGCCAAGTCTATCTATGAGAGGATGTTCTTGTGGATGGTTATCCGCATCAACCAGATGTTGGACACTAAGCAGCAGAGGAACTTCTTTATTGGTGTCCTGGACATTGCCGGCTTTGAAATCTTTGAT TTCAACAGCATGGAGCAGCTGTGCATCAACTTCACCAATGAGAAACTGCAACAGTTCTTCAACCACCACATGTTTGTGCTGGAACAAGAGGAGTACAAGAAGGAGGGTATTATCTGGGAGTTCATTGACTTCGGTATGGACTTGGCTGCCTGCATTGAGCTGATTGAGAAG CCCATGGGCATCTTCTCCATCCTTGAAGAGGAGTGCATGTTCCCCAAGGCCACTGACACATCCTTCAAGAACAAGCTGTATGACCAGCATCTTGGCAAAAATAGAGCCTTTGAGAAGCCAAAGCCTGCCAAGGGCAAGGCTGAGGCTCACTTCTCCCTGGTGCACTATGCTGGCACTGTGGACTACAACATTGCTGGTTGGCTGGACAAGAACAAGGACCCACTGAATGAGTCTGTTTTGCAGCTGTACCAGAAGTCATCAGTTAAACTGCTGGCTTTGTTGTATCCTCCGGCTGCTCCTGAGG AGACTGGTAAGAAGGGAGGCAAGAAGAAGGGTGGCTCTATGCAGACTGTGTCCTCACAGTTCAGG GAGAATTTGGGCAAGCTGATGACAAACTTGAGGAGCACCCATCCTCACTTTGTGCGTTGCCTGATTCCCAACGAGTCCAAAACTCCAG GTCTGATGGAGAACTTCCTGGTTATTCACCAGCTCAGGTGTAACGGTGTGCTGGAGGGTATCAGAATCTGCAGAAAGGGTTTCCCCAGCAGAATCCTGTATGGTGACTTCAAACAGAG ATACAAGGTGCTGAATGCCAGTGTCATTCCTGAGGGCCAATTTATTGACAACAAGAAGGCTGCTGAGAAGCTGCTTGGATCCATTGATGTTGATCATGATCAGTACAGATTTGGTCACACTAAG GTGTTCTTCAAAGCTGGTCTGCTGGGTACCCTTGAGGAGATGAGAGATGAAAAGCTGGCAGCTCTGGTCACCATGACTCAGGCTCTCTGCCGTGGTTACCTTATGAGAAAGGAGTTTGTCAAGATGACAGAAAGGAG GGATGCCATCTTCACCATCCAGTACAATGTCCGCTCATTCATGAATGTCAAACACTGGCCATGGATGAAGGTGTACTACAAGATCAAGCCTCTGCTGAAGAGCGCTGAAACTGAGAAGGAGCTGGCCCAGATGAAGGAGAACTATGAGAAGATGCAGACAGATCTGACTGCAGCCTTGGCCAAAAAGAAGGAACTGGAGGAGAAGATGGTGTCTCTTCTGCAGGAGAAGAATGATCTGCAGCTCCAAGTTGCATCT GAATCAGAGAATCTGTCAGATGCTGAGGAGAGATGTGAGGGACTCATCAAGAGCAAGATTCAACTGGAGGCCAAACTCAAGGAGACAACTGAGAGActggaggatgaagaagaaatCAATGCTGAGCTTACTGCCAAGAAGAGAAAGCTGGAGGATGAATGCTCTGAGCTCAAGAAGGATATTGATGACCTGGAACTTACCTTGGCCAAAGTGGAGAAGGAGAAACATGCCACTGAAAACAAG GTGAAGAACCTGACTGAGGAGATGGCCTCTCAGGATGAGAGTATTGCTAAGCTGACCAAGGAGAAGAAGGCCCTTCAGGAGGCTCATCAGCAGACTCTTGATGACCTGcaggctgaggaggacaaagtcAACACACTGACCAAGGCCAAGACCAAGCTTGAGCAGCAAGTTGATGAC CTTGAGGGTTCTCTGGAGCAAGAGAAGAAGCTTCGCATGGACCTGGAGAGAGCAAAGAGGAAGCTGGAGGGTGACTTGAAACTGGCTCAGGAATCCATCATGGATCTTGAGAATGACAAGCAGCAGTCTGATGAGAAACTCAAAAA GAAAGACTTTGAAATCAGTCAGCTGCTGAGCAAGATTGAGGATGAGCAGTCAATGGGTGCCCAGCTTCAGAAGAAGATCAAGGAGCTTCAG GCCCGCATTGAGGAACTGGAGGAGGAGATTGAGGCTGAGCGTGCTGCTCGTGCCAAGGTTGAGAAGCAGAGGGCTGACCTGTCCAGGGAACTTGAGGAGATCAgtgagaggctggaggaggccgGCGGTGCAACTGCTGCTCAGATTGAGATGAACAAGAAGCGTGAGGCTGAGTTCCAGAAGCTCCGTCGTGACCTTGAGGAGGCTACCCTGCAGCATgaagccactgctgctgctcttcgtAAGAAGCAGGCTGACAGTGTCGCTGAGCTGGGAGAGCAGATCGACAACCTGCAGCGTGTCAAGCAGAAGCTTGAGAAGGAGAAGAGTGAATACAAGATGGAGATTGATGACCTCTCTAGCAACATGGAGGCTGTTGCTAAGGCCAAG GGAAATCTTGAAAAGATGTGCCGTACTCTTGAGGACCAACTTAGCGAACTGAAGACCAAGAATGATGAAAATATCCGTCAGATCAACGACCTGGGTGCACAGAAAGCCCGTCTCCTGACAGAAAATG GTGAGTTTGGCCGCCAAATTGAAGAGAAGGAAGCCCTGGTCTCCCAGCTGACCAGAGGCAAACAGGCCTTCACTCAGCAGATTGAGGAGCTGAAGAGACAGATTGAAGAGGAGGTTAAG GCCAAGAATGCCCTTGCCCATGGACTCCAATCTGCCCGCCATGACTGCGATCTGCTGAGGGAGCAgtttgaggaggagcaggaggccaaGGCTGAGCTTCAGCGTGGAATGTCCAAGGCCAACAGTGAGGTGGCTCAGTGGAGAACAAAATATGAGACTGATGCTATCCAGAGAACTGAGGAGCTTGAGGAAGCCAA GAAAAAGTTGGCCCAGCGCCTTCAGGAGGCTGAGGAACAGATTGAGGCTGTCAATTCCAAGTGTGCTTCCCTGGAGAAGACCAAGCAGAGACTCCAGAGTGAAGTGGAGGACCTCATGATTGATGTGGAGAGAGCCAACGGACTGGCTGCCAACCTTGACAAGAAGCAGAGGAACTTTGACAAG GTGTTGGCAGAGTGGAAGCAGAAGTATGAGGAGGGTCAGGCAGAGCTCGAGGGAGCTCAGAAGGAGGCTCGTTCTCTCAGCACTGAACTGTTCAAGATGAAGAACTCCTATGAAGAAGCCCTGGATCAGCTGGAGACCATGAAGCGTGAAAACAAGAACCTTCAAC AGGAGATCTCAGATCTGACTGAACAGATTGGTGAGACTGGCAAGAGCATCCATGAGCTGGAGAAGGCCAAGAAGCAGGTGGAGACAGAGAAGTCTGAGATCCAGACTGCTCTTGAGGAGGCTGAG GGAACTCTGGAGCATGAGGAGTCTAAGATCCTGCGTGTTCAGCTGGAGCTTAACCAGATTAAGGGTGAGGTGGACAGGAAGCTggcagagaaagatgaagagatgGAGCAGATCAAGAGAAACAGCCAGAGGGTGATTGACTCCATGCAGAGCACTCTGGATTCTGAGGTCAGGAGCAGGAACGATGCCCTGAGAatcaagaagaagatggagggagaTCTGAATGAGATGGAGGTTCAGCTTAGCCATGCCAATCGCCAGGCTGCTGAGTCCCAGAAACAGCTGAGGAACGTGCAGGCACAGCTGAAG GATGCACAGCTACATCTTGATGATGCTGTCAGAGCCCAGGACGACCTCAAGGAACAGGCTGCCATGGTGGACCGCAGGAATGGCCTCATGGTGGCTGAAATTGAAGAGCTCAGAGCTGCTCtggaacagacagagaggagccgCAAGATCGCTGAGCAGGAGCTGGTGGATGCCAGTGAGCGTGTTGGACTTTTGCACTCTCAG AACACAAGCCTTCTGAACACCAAGAAGAAGCTTGAGTCTGACCTGGTTCAGGTCCAGAGTGAAGTGGATGACACTGTTCAGGAGGCTAGGAATGCAGAAGAGAAGGCCAAGAAGGCCATCACTGAT GCTGCTATGATGgctgaggagctgaagaaggagcaGGACACTAGTGCTCACctggagaggatgaagaagaaccTTGAGGTTGCTGTTAAAGATCTGCAGCATCGTCTGGATGAGGCTGAGAACCTGGCCATGAAGGGTGGCAAGAAGCAGCTCCAGAAGCTTGAGTCTAGG GTGCGTGAGCTGGAGGCAGAGGTTGAGAATGAGCAGAGACGTGGTGCAGATGCCGTTAAGGGTGTCCGCAAATATGAGAGGAGAGTAAAGGAGCTCACCTATCAG actgaggaggacaagaAAAACGTCACCAGACTGCAGGATCTGGTtgacaagctgcagctgaaggtgAAGGCATACAAAAGGCAGGCTGAGGAAGCT GAGGAGCAAGCCAATGTTCATCTGTCCAAGTGCAGGAAGATCCAGCATGAGCTGGAGGAAGCTGAGGAGCGTGCTGACATTGCAGAGTCCCAGGTCAACAAGCTGAGAGCGAAGAGCCGCGACTCTGGCAAGGTAATGTATTTACAGGAGATGCAATATATTTACCCTACTATTTCTAGTAATTGTATACCCTATAAAATGCAATGA